A window from Xylanibacillus composti encodes these proteins:
- a CDS encoding DUF4145 domain-containing protein, which yields MSPEQGAVLLCYHCGNKTFMDLINNHRLVNSDDISDNYVNVQYSVEFVRNWYTYACKVCGEITLKREEWFSEDTHHDGRPILKSQIVYPQVTNKESNMPNGVFEAFEAAIKVRHLDGAICVLSLRRALERMCNDKGATQRNLYRKLKFLADSKILPPILDEMAYILKQLGNAAAHADDVTFDEHLVSSMIEFTQMILDYVYNMPEKLKSVQKLMGVVEGRVID from the coding sequence ATGTCTCCAGAACAAGGCGCGGTCCTGCTTTGCTATCATTGTGGGAACAAAACTTTTATGGATTTAATCAATAACCACAGACTCGTAAATTCAGATGACATTTCAGACAATTATGTGAATGTACAATATTCAGTGGAGTTTGTTCGAAACTGGTATACATATGCATGCAAAGTATGTGGTGAAATCACTCTTAAGCGTGAGGAGTGGTTTTCTGAAGACACACATCATGACGGCAGGCCTATTCTTAAATCCCAAATAGTCTATCCGCAGGTTACTAACAAAGAATCTAATATGCCAAACGGAGTTTTTGAAGCGTTCGAAGCCGCTATAAAGGTGCGACATTTAGACGGTGCGATCTGTGTTCTATCGCTACGGAGAGCTCTGGAGAGAATGTGTAATGACAAAGGGGCAACACAGAGAAATCTCTACAGGAAGCTAAAATTTTTAGCTGATTCTAAGATTTTGCCTCCAATATTAGACGAAATGGCATACATTCTAAAACAACTTGGTAACGCAGCTGCTCATGCTGATGATGTTACTTTTGATGAACATTTGGTAAGTTCAATGATTGAGTTTACTCAAATGATTCTTGATTACGTGTACAATATGCCAGAGAAGTTGAAATCAGTGCAAAAACTTATGGGTGTAGTGGAGGGGAGAGTAATTGACTGA
- a CDS encoding helix-turn-helix domain-containing protein — MSSQTMKIVGERIRSLREQRKWSQMRLGELADLHYTYIGRIERGENNVTIKSLEKVAAALDVPFEELFRFIKPLEKGKDTYYLSLLVNKFQGRNVVDQKRAYELLSYILEWKDE, encoded by the coding sequence ATGAGCAGTCAAACCATGAAGATCGTCGGTGAGCGCATTAGATCGTTGAGAGAACAGCGTAAGTGGAGCCAAATGAGGCTTGGCGAGTTAGCTGATTTACACTATACATATATAGGACGCATTGAAAGAGGGGAAAATAACGTAACGATAAAGAGTCTCGAAAAAGTAGCAGCTGCTCTTGACGTTCCTTTTGAGGAGTTATTTCGGTTTATTAAGCCGCTTGAGAAGGGCAAGGACACCTATTACTTGTCGTTGCTCGTGAACAAGTTCCAAGGTAGAAATGTTGTTGATCAGAAGAGAGCATACGAATTATTGAGCTACATCCTTGAATGGAAAGACGAATAA
- a CDS encoding helix-turn-helix domain-containing protein has product MMKYDVEAFIDQMNARKDVLIFLDEAPLSKKLRIKRAADEFTLTELSEILSISAGALSDYEHGKKISSRHIGIIEDYLYSQWYEDKVLVDRIEQ; this is encoded by the coding sequence ATGATGAAGTACGATGTTGAGGCATTTATTGATCAAATGAACGCACGCAAGGATGTATTAATATTCCTCGATGAAGCCCCTTTATCTAAGAAGCTTAGAATCAAACGAGCAGCGGATGAGTTCACACTCACAGAGTTATCGGAGATACTAAGCATCAGTGCAGGCGCATTGTCCGATTATGAGCATGGAAAGAAGATTAGCTCCAGGCATATTGGCATAATCGAGGATTACCTTTATTCCCAGTGGTATGAGGACAAAGTTCTTGTAGATAGAATCGAACAATAA
- a CDS encoding restriction endonuclease — translation MSEQINSSLDEAIRIFEAAEANLSKLERLWERMYELTPGGIVFGDNIQYEELYRSYINILTHLPKINGWKPQTEPRNLNSIAQSRLDALEIDEISAKISVEEWIQEPGHELREYRFRFNHKRKQLIRDSVSTIFNEINVILSGIQSIYREDCSYLVQTDEWIQLHTKVKEVDTLLGSSVVRPQSWSDLLRTISFNSVGDLRKIIHDWPMLKDSLMQSLFDENDPIPINIEDLSDIIAQKPKGTVITKLNWNKLNPDNFERLIYSLISFEEGYENAEWLMHTNAPDRGRDLSVMRVFKDGLSGVTRRRVLIQCKHYLTKSVNPADIALLKDQIKLWEPPRIDDVVIATSGRFTADAVALIERHNQSDSALKIEMWPESHLENLLARRPALIAEFQLR, via the coding sequence ATGTCTGAGCAGATTAATAGTTCACTCGATGAAGCTATCCGAATTTTTGAGGCCGCTGAAGCCAACCTATCGAAACTCGAACGATTGTGGGAACGGATGTATGAACTGACACCAGGTGGAATTGTATTTGGGGATAATATCCAGTACGAAGAGTTGTATAGATCTTATATAAATATTTTGACGCATCTCCCAAAGATTAATGGATGGAAGCCGCAAACGGAGCCACGGAATCTAAATAGTATTGCTCAAAGCCGCCTTGATGCTTTAGAGATAGATGAGATTAGTGCCAAGATATCCGTAGAGGAGTGGATTCAAGAACCAGGTCACGAACTGAGAGAATATCGTTTTAGGTTTAATCACAAAAGAAAACAGCTTATTCGAGATTCAGTATCTACGATTTTTAATGAGATTAATGTTATTTTGAGTGGGATACAGAGTATTTATAGGGAAGATTGCAGTTATTTGGTTCAAACTGACGAGTGGATTCAATTACATACAAAGGTCAAAGAGGTCGATACTCTTCTTGGAAGCAGTGTAGTAAGACCCCAAAGTTGGAGCGATTTATTAAGAACGATCTCATTTAATTCGGTTGGTGATTTAAGGAAAATCATACATGACTGGCCAATGTTGAAGGACTCATTGATGCAAAGCTTGTTTGATGAGAATGATCCGATTCCAATAAACATAGAAGATCTTTCTGACATAATTGCTCAAAAACCAAAAGGTACTGTTATTACAAAGTTAAATTGGAATAAATTAAATCCAGATAATTTTGAGAGATTAATTTATTCACTAATTAGCTTTGAGGAGGGTTATGAAAACGCTGAATGGTTAATGCATACTAACGCACCAGATAGGGGGCGTGACTTGTCAGTTATGAGAGTTTTCAAAGATGGTTTAAGTGGTGTGACTAGGCGCAGAGTGTTAATACAATGTAAGCACTACCTTACAAAAAGTGTAAATCCTGCTGATATAGCCTTACTTAAAGACCAAATTAAGCTTTGGGAGCCGCCGCGAATAGATGATGTTGTGATAGCTACTTCAGGAAGATTCACAGCAGATGCAGTTGCGTTAATTGAAAGGCATAATCAATCAGACTCTGCTTTAAAAATTGAGATGTGGCCAGAGAGCCACCTTGAGAATTTATTAGCAAGAAGACCAGCACTTATTGCGGAATTTCAACTTAGGTAG
- a CDS encoding FG-GAP repeat protein, translating into MKFKTIIVLALCLMIAGCNSAVQDEGDDNIVEEISENQAVNLDGQALSEERLKQVQAEFLEKYGLNEDELLQPLLADLNQDGIEEIIVGADPQANHFGRISIYNLEDRDELASMEVPDAASDRFMSIRTIQNPVHHTLLAVQTEYRDIGVDLYALRDGKLEQVFSVSGVSIAFEDMDQDGYEEIRVNEMDWLHSESMADASYKHVHYTWNGETYIRDVGDSTVYNVAEDALQELAGLWHPLSENADKIIKIHKKSDSSGELIYGDLMSLAETDPIAFSIGEIEENKIQLLFPNEDMLVIFENESHARFVQGNNIMQYQKTLAYDEPVDWINTITGYWLDDEMGFYYHIEANETGVIIKSTYGEGVFVRYYVVVNETNLALDLLGLSEDSVDIVFYIENRNLVMSAGGRTSYLTPISEREYIETANFTVEGDY; encoded by the coding sequence GTGAAGTTCAAAACAATCATAGTTCTGGCGCTGTGCCTTATGATCGCTGGGTGCAATTCAGCAGTACAAGATGAAGGCGACGATAATATTGTAGAAGAAATAAGTGAGAATCAGGCAGTGAATCTCGATGGTCAGGCTTTATCAGAGGAGCGACTTAAGCAAGTACAGGCAGAGTTCTTGGAGAAGTACGGTTTGAATGAAGATGAGCTATTACAACCGCTCTTAGCTGATCTTAATCAGGATGGAATAGAAGAAATCATAGTGGGCGCGGACCCGCAGGCTAATCATTTCGGCAGGATATCCATATATAATCTGGAAGATCGTGATGAACTGGCCTCCATGGAAGTTCCTGATGCCGCAAGCGACCGATTCATGAGTATACGCACGATCCAGAATCCTGTGCATCATACATTGCTTGCGGTACAAACAGAGTATAGGGACATCGGGGTCGATCTATATGCTTTGCGAGATGGAAAGCTGGAGCAGGTGTTTTCTGTGAGTGGTGTTTCCATTGCGTTCGAGGACATGGATCAGGATGGCTATGAAGAAATCAGAGTGAACGAAATGGACTGGTTACACTCGGAATCAATGGCCGATGCCTCGTACAAGCACGTGCACTATACATGGAATGGTGAGACTTATATCCGCGATGTGGGTGACAGTACTGTGTATAACGTGGCGGAAGATGCGCTTCAAGAGCTGGCGGGACTTTGGCATCCATTAAGCGAAAACGCTGATAAAATTATTAAGATACATAAAAAGAGTGATAGCAGCGGGGAATTGATCTACGGCGATCTGATGTCTCTGGCAGAAACCGATCCGATAGCTTTCTCAATCGGTGAGATCGAAGAGAATAAGATTCAACTGCTTTTCCCCAACGAGGATATGCTGGTTATTTTTGAAAATGAGAGTCATGCTCGGTTTGTTCAAGGCAATAACATCATGCAGTATCAAAAGACATTAGCCTATGATGAACCTGTTGATTGGATCAATACGATTACGGGCTACTGGTTGGACGATGAAATGGGCTTCTACTACCATATTGAAGCCAATGAAACAGGCGTTATTATCAAATCCACGTATGGTGAAGGTGTATTCGTTCGATATTATGTTGTGGTTAATGAAACCAATTTGGCACTTGATTTACTAGGGTTATCTGAAGACAGTGTGGACATCGTCTTCTACATTGAGAATAGAAATTTGGTAATGTCGGCAGGTGGAAGAACTTCTTATTTAACACCGATTTCAGAGAGGGAATACATCGAAACCGCTAACTTCACAGTTGAAGGCGATTATTAA
- a CDS encoding JAB domain-containing protein, whose amino-acid sequence MNLYSIKTALADALCVKETSPIIQELFSRFVTPFELLDANEKELTQIKGIGPARARQIVSALKLARALNTPRDNKVIIRSPKDVFNLMRFEIGHLMHEEFWILQLSTKNHVIANNRISVGSLNAAVVHPREVFRAAISRGSASIIACHNHPSGDCTPSPEDIALSARLKECGDIIGIEVLDSLVISTDNYYSLKESGQM is encoded by the coding sequence ATGAACTTATATTCGATAAAGACTGCTTTGGCAGATGCCCTTTGCGTGAAGGAAACGAGCCCAATAATTCAGGAGCTATTCTCCCGCTTCGTAACGCCTTTTGAACTGCTTGATGCGAACGAGAAGGAGCTTACACAGATCAAAGGCATTGGGCCTGCTCGTGCTCGTCAGATCGTCTCTGCATTAAAGCTGGCTAGAGCATTGAATACACCGAGGGATAATAAAGTCATCATACGGTCTCCGAAAGATGTCTTTAATCTTATGAGGTTTGAAATCGGCCATCTTATGCATGAGGAGTTCTGGATTCTCCAACTCTCGACCAAGAACCATGTAATCGCCAATAACCGAATTAGCGTGGGAAGTCTTAATGCCGCCGTGGTTCACCCAAGGGAGGTGTTTCGCGCCGCCATCTCTCGTGGATCAGCTTCAATAATCGCTTGCCATAATCATCCCTCTGGGGATTGTACGCCTTCCCCAGAAGATATTGCATTATCAGCTAGATTGAAGGAATGCGGCGATATTATCGGCATCGAAGTACTCGACAGCCTAGTCATATCCACGGATAATTACTATTCCCTGAAAGAAAGCGGTCAAATGTAA